The Lysobacter sp. HDW10 genome window below encodes:
- the ettA gene encoding energy-dependent translational throttle protein EttA produces MSQYIYTMNGVSKVVPPKREIIKNISLSFFPGAKIGLLGLNGAGKSTVLKIMAGVDTDFVGEARPQAGIKVGYLPQEPQIDPEQTVREAVEEGVGEVLQAQAKLDEVYAAYAEEGADFDALAKEQERLEAILAAGDAHTLENQLEVAADALRLPPWDAKVGNLSGGEKRRVALCRLLLQKPDMLLLDEPTNHLDAESVEWLEQFLARYTGTVVAVTHDRYFLDNAAEWILELDRGRGIPWKGNYTDWLVQKDERLKQEDNQEKARQKAIQKELEWSRQNAKGGRSKGKARLARMEELQSVDYQKRNETNEIFIPPGERLGQKVMEFKNVTKKFGDRLLIDDLSFVVPQGAIVGIIGPNGAGKSTLFRMITGQEKPDSGSIDMGPTVNLAYVDQSRDKLEGNHNVFQEISGGLDILNINGTEIQSRAYIGRFNFKGQDQQKMVGSLSGGERGRLHMAKTLLQGGNVLLLDEPSNDLDIETLRALEDALLEFPGNAFVISHDRWFLDRIATHILAFEGDSHVEFFQGNYREYEDDKKRRMGDDAGPKRLRFKALK; encoded by the coding sequence ATGTCGCAATACATCTACACCATGAACGGCGTGTCCAAAGTCGTTCCGCCCAAGCGCGAAATCATCAAGAACATTTCGCTGTCGTTCTTCCCGGGCGCGAAGATCGGTCTGCTGGGCTTGAATGGCGCAGGCAAATCCACCGTGCTGAAGATCATGGCCGGCGTCGATACCGACTTTGTCGGTGAAGCGCGCCCGCAAGCCGGTATCAAAGTGGGCTACTTGCCGCAGGAACCGCAGATCGATCCGGAACAAACTGTGCGTGAAGCGGTGGAAGAAGGCGTCGGTGAAGTGCTGCAAGCGCAAGCGAAGTTGGATGAGGTCTACGCGGCTTACGCCGAAGAAGGCGCTGATTTTGACGCGTTAGCGAAAGAACAAGAACGCCTGGAAGCCATCTTGGCCGCAGGCGATGCGCACACCTTGGAAAACCAATTGGAAGTCGCCGCAGACGCGCTGCGCTTGCCGCCGTGGGATGCCAAGGTCGGCAATCTCTCGGGTGGTGAAAAGCGTCGCGTCGCATTGTGCCGCTTGTTGCTGCAAAAGCCCGATATGTTGCTGCTCGACGAACCGACCAACCACTTGGACGCCGAGTCTGTGGAATGGCTTGAGCAATTCCTCGCGCGCTACACCGGCACCGTGGTGGCGGTGACCCACGATCGCTACTTCCTCGACAACGCCGCGGAATGGATTCTTGAACTCGATCGCGGCCGCGGTATTCCGTGGAAGGGCAACTACACCGATTGGTTGGTGCAGAAAGACGAGCGTCTGAAGCAAGAAGACAATCAAGAAAAGGCACGCCAAAAAGCGATTCAAAAAGAACTTGAATGGTCTCGCCAAAACGCGAAAGGCGGCCGTTCCAAAGGCAAGGCCCGTTTGGCGCGCATGGAAGAACTGCAATCGGTCGACTACCAAAAGCGCAACGAAACCAATGAAATCTTCATTCCGCCGGGCGAACGCTTGGGGCAGAAGGTCATGGAGTTCAAGAACGTCACGAAGAAATTCGGCGATCGCTTGTTGATTGACGACCTCTCATTCGTCGTACCGCAAGGCGCGATTGTGGGCATCATCGGCCCGAACGGCGCCGGTAAGTCGACCTTGTTCCGCATGATTACCGGTCAAGAAAAGCCGGATTCGGGCAGCATCGACATGGGCCCGACCGTGAATCTTGCCTACGTGGATCAAAGCCGCGACAAGCTCGAAGGCAACCACAACGTGTTCCAAGAAATTTCGGGCGGTCTCGATATTCTCAATATCAACGGCACAGAAATTCAGTCACGCGCGTATATCGGTCGCTTCAACTTCAAGGGCCAAGACCAACAAAAGATGGTGGGTTCGCTGTCGGGTGGTGAGCGCGGTCGTTTGCATATGGCGAAGACGCTCTTGCAAGGCGGCAACGTGTTGCTGCTCGACGAACCGTCCAACGACTTGGATATCGAAACCTTGCGTGCACTTGAAGATGCCTTGCTGGAATTCCCCGGTAATGCTTTCGTGATTTCGCATGATCGCTGGTTCCTCGACCGCATTGCGACGCACATCTTGGCCTTCGAAGGCGATTCACACGTTGAGTTTTTCCAAGGCAACTATCGCGAATACGAGGACGATAAGAAGCGTCGCATGGGTGATGACGCTGGCCCGAAGCGTTTGCGCTTCAAGGCACTGAAGTAA
- the pyrF gene encoding orotidine-5'-phosphate decarboxylase produces MSNFIGKLRNRWQDANTLLCVGLDPDPAKFPDAFVSDDDALFNFCAAIVDATAEFACAFKPQIAYFAAHNGGEAALQRLIAHINANHPDIPVVLDAKRGDIGSTAEQYVVEAFDRFGADAVTLNPYMGRDSAAPFLARNDRGCVFLCHTSNPGACDFQELLIDGAPLYTHVARTIANEWNADGNCALVVGATFPEELNIIRGLVGDMPLLIPGIGAQGGDVAATVANGKTADGTGLMINSSRGILYASMGPDFAEAAAQAARALRDEINQFR; encoded by the coding sequence ATGTCGAACTTCATCGGGAAACTTCGGAATCGCTGGCAAGACGCCAATACGCTGTTATGCGTGGGTCTGGATCCTGACCCTGCGAAGTTCCCTGATGCATTTGTTTCGGACGACGATGCGCTGTTCAATTTTTGTGCCGCCATCGTCGATGCCACTGCGGAATTTGCCTGTGCATTCAAGCCGCAAATCGCCTACTTCGCTGCACACAATGGCGGCGAAGCGGCACTTCAACGCTTGATCGCGCACATCAACGCGAATCACCCCGATATACCGGTGGTGTTGGATGCGAAGCGCGGTGATATCGGTTCGACCGCGGAGCAATATGTCGTGGAAGCGTTTGATCGCTTCGGTGCAGACGCCGTCACTTTGAACCCGTATATGGGTCGCGATTCCGCAGCACCGTTCTTGGCGCGCAATGACCGGGGCTGTGTCTTCCTCTGTCACACCTCGAACCCAGGCGCCTGTGACTTTCAAGAACTGTTGATTGATGGTGCGCCGTTGTACACGCATGTTGCGCGAACGATTGCCAATGAATGGAATGCGGATGGCAATTGCGCGCTGGTGGTGGGTGCCACCTTCCCGGAAGAACTCAATATCATCCGTGGCCTCGTGGGCGACATGCCGTTGTTGATTCCCGGCATCGGCGCACAAGGCGGCGACGTCGCCGCGACCGTGGCCAATGGCAAAACGGCTGACGGCACGGGTTTGATGATCAACTCATCGCGCGGGATTTTGTATGCGTCGATGGGCCCTGATTTCGCGGAAGCCGCGGCGCAGGCTGCGCGCGCGTTGCGTGACGAAATCAATCAATTTCGTTGA
- a CDS encoding glycosyltransferase family 2 protein has protein sequence MSANGIAAIVVTYRSAETIALCIQALKASTNVAEIRVVDNGSDDGTMDVVQSFSARDPRIRFIANPDNPGFATACNQGASASSALWLAFVNPDLIVEPDSLARLVEASAQTAGGLVGAVLVDDKGQEDPAARRRALDLAGMLRHSALRDLSVPRSEAPLQRVEAVSGALMVMPRTTFNAVNGFDTDYRLHVEDLDLCRRIGEAGFEVVIANEVRVHHVRGVSSRSRPWFVEWHKHRGLWRYYRKFDLARQNVLTNCAVFALIWSRFAWVSVRIAVKN, from the coding sequence ATGAGTGCCAATGGCATCGCCGCGATCGTTGTCACCTACCGAAGTGCGGAAACGATTGCCCTCTGCATCCAGGCACTGAAAGCATCGACAAATGTGGCGGAAATCCGAGTTGTCGACAACGGTTCGGACGACGGCACGATGGATGTCGTGCAATCTTTCTCTGCGCGCGATCCGCGCATTCGATTCATTGCCAATCCGGACAATCCAGGATTCGCAACGGCATGCAATCAAGGTGCCAGTGCGTCGAGTGCCCTTTGGCTCGCGTTTGTGAATCCAGATCTCATTGTTGAGCCCGACAGCTTGGCTCGACTGGTAGAGGCCTCTGCGCAAACTGCGGGTGGGTTGGTCGGTGCCGTACTCGTCGACGACAAGGGACAAGAAGACCCGGCGGCGCGACGGCGCGCGCTCGATTTGGCAGGCATGCTGCGCCACTCGGCATTAAGAGATCTATCGGTGCCACGGAGTGAGGCACCCTTACAACGCGTCGAAGCGGTGTCAGGTGCACTGATGGTCATGCCACGCACGACGTTCAACGCGGTCAACGGTTTTGATACCGACTACCGTCTGCACGTGGAAGATCTGGATTTGTGTCGACGCATCGGCGAAGCGGGCTTCGAAGTGGTCATCGCCAACGAAGTGCGCGTACATCATGTGCGCGGTGTGTCCTCTCGCTCTCGGCCGTGGTTTGTCGAATGGCACAAGCATCGGGGGCTGTGGCGCTACTATCGCAAGTTCGATTTGGCGCGCCAGAATGTGCTCACGAACTGTGCGGTGTTTGCTTTGATTTGGTCCCGGTTCGCATGGGTCAGTGTGCGGATCGCAGTCAAGAACTGA
- a CDS encoding glycosyltransferase: MTESVLPIVLLHVGTDDNALDACLGALDTATPAGTKIWLIDDAQAGPRGQAVITHWLERTPLLAEYTRRTHPVGESRHIHEALKICGERDVVVLPSDAIPFEGWLQALKDCFDRDASIATATPWSNIGETASWPRVDDLNPLPENPERLARAVAVMPALHPELPSACAHTVLIRGKAYARAGGVDEASFHSWPAALSDLSLRLSGLGWRNALCETAFVARIHEPNVDSEDQDALIARWPAWHARVVQFLMDDPLKETRRQVLQKLLNVDAQGPQPDLFV, encoded by the coding sequence ATGACCGAGTCGGTATTACCCATTGTCCTCCTGCATGTCGGTACGGACGACAACGCTTTGGATGCCTGCTTGGGTGCCTTGGATACCGCCACGCCTGCCGGTACGAAGATCTGGTTGATTGACGACGCGCAGGCAGGGCCGCGCGGACAAGCGGTCATCACCCATTGGTTGGAACGAACACCGCTACTCGCCGAGTACACGCGACGCACGCATCCGGTGGGTGAGAGTCGACACATTCACGAAGCCCTGAAGATTTGTGGCGAACGGGATGTGGTCGTGCTGCCGTCTGATGCCATTCCGTTCGAAGGCTGGCTGCAGGCCTTGAAAGATTGTTTTGATCGCGATGCATCGATTGCCACGGCCACGCCGTGGAGCAATATCGGTGAAACCGCTTCGTGGCCACGCGTGGATGATCTGAATCCCTTGCCGGAAAACCCCGAGCGCCTCGCGCGTGCGGTTGCCGTCATGCCAGCTTTGCACCCCGAGCTGCCCTCAGCGTGTGCACACACCGTGTTGATTCGCGGCAAAGCCTATGCGCGCGCAGGCGGAGTCGACGAAGCTAGTTTTCATTCTTGGCCTGCCGCATTGTCTGACTTATCGCTGCGTTTATCGGGCCTGGGTTGGCGCAATGCCCTGTGCGAGACAGCGTTCGTTGCGCGCATCCACGAGCCCAACGTCGACAGCGAAGACCAAGACGCCCTGATCGCGCGCTGGCCTGCATGGCATGCACGTGTCGTGCAATTCTTGATGGACGATCCGTTGAAAGAAACGCGTCGTCAGGTATTGCAAAAGCTTTTGAACGTCGATGCGCAAGGTCCCCAGCCGGACTTGTTTGTATGA
- the purL gene encoding phosphoribosylformylglycinamidine synthase, which yields MIVLEGQSALSPFRLERLQARLQTIHPEVRVLGAWHTYWVLRKGAAEVSQAALSRILQTKAASEPLAARASSVFVTSRVGTISPWSSKATELLQGANLGVQRVERGTRIDLHNWPTDADTQRALQNVLHDPMTQSVHANAELAARLFESPARQVLEVVPVAAIEAANERLGLALADDEIDYLKTRFEALGRDPHDVELMMFAQANSEHCRHKIFNATWSIDGREQPQSLFRMIKNTHAKTPEYTLSAYSDNAAVVEGYDTRYLRVDAGSGVYHFTESLPSAFAIKVETHNHPTAISPFAGAATGAGGEIRDEGATGRGGKPKGGLAGFSVSNLRIPGLQRDWEGERALNPRMASAFEIMRDGPIGAAAFNNEFGRPNLTGYFRAFEVVEKPGLIRAYDKPIMLAGGLGSIDRALVEKRRLAPGDAVIVLGGPAMLIGLGGGAASSVTSGESNEALDFASVQRDNAEMERRAQEVIDACVALGARNPIRSVHDVGAGGLSNAIPELLHDSGVGGVIDLDHVPSDDPSLSPMQLWCNESQERYVMGIPADRVAEFAAMCHRERCPFGVVGHATQEERLVVGYGANIDAVYGEGKTGWAIDLPMDVLFGKAPKMHRDTQWPAENAWPVLDTDKLDLRETALRVLSHPTVASKSFLITIGDRSVGGLTARDQMVGPWQMPVADCAITFAGYEGNAGEVMAIGERTPLALINSAAAARMAVGEAITNLCAAPVSALNRVKLSANWMAAAGHPGEDALLYDAVHAIGMELCPELELSIPVGKDSLSMQAQWRDEAGAHTVVSPVSLIVTAFAPVEDVHAQLTPLLAKAPDTELWLIGLGAGQRRLGGSILAQVYEGFGGSGTEDRVPDVDDPSILRGFFELMREAREDGLVLAYHDRSDGGAFTALCEMAFTSHCGLDIDLDAWTQGSNEDIFEVLFNEELGAIVQIHSEDRAAFADLVARHGLIECAQRIAKPTTSDDIRVEAGGKTLAEWTWETLFEAWWSVSHAMQKLRDNPHSADEEFDLKRDFARKGLRPKLSFELDEAASAPMISVGAKPRVAILREQGVNGHVEMAAAFMQAGFDAVDVHMSDLISGRHDLIDFKALAACGGFSYGDVLGAGRGWATSILERPAMRDMFAQFFERDDTLSLGVCNGCQMLSQLKDIIPGATHWPVLLRNKSEQYEARLAQVLIETSASKFFSGMAGSQLPIIVAHGEGRMAFANDAAQNAVGVAMRFVDGNGDVATQFPENPNGSPDGMAGVTSEDGRVTILMPHPERTLRAANFSWYPAEWQDRSPWMRMFRNAREALV from the coding sequence ATGATCGTGCTCGAGGGCCAATCGGCCCTGTCGCCGTTCCGGCTTGAGAGACTGCAGGCCCGCCTGCAAACCATCCATCCCGAAGTCCGAGTCCTCGGCGCCTGGCACACCTATTGGGTACTGCGTAAGGGCGCCGCTGAAGTCTCGCAAGCGGCGTTGTCTCGCATTCTTCAAACAAAGGCCGCATCGGAACCGCTCGCAGCACGCGCAAGCTCGGTCTTTGTGACCTCGCGCGTAGGTACGATCTCGCCGTGGTCGAGCAAAGCCACGGAGTTGTTGCAAGGTGCGAACTTGGGTGTGCAACGCGTCGAGCGCGGCACCCGAATCGATTTGCACAATTGGCCGACAGATGCCGACACGCAACGTGCATTGCAAAACGTACTGCACGATCCAATGACCCAATCCGTGCACGCCAATGCTGAGTTGGCGGCACGTCTGTTCGAATCACCGGCGCGTCAAGTTTTGGAAGTGGTGCCCGTCGCTGCGATCGAAGCTGCGAACGAACGACTCGGGCTTGCCTTGGCCGACGATGAAATCGACTACTTGAAAACGCGCTTCGAGGCCTTGGGTCGCGATCCGCACGATGTTGAGTTGATGATGTTCGCGCAGGCGAACTCCGAGCATTGCCGACACAAAATCTTTAACGCGACGTGGTCGATTGATGGACGAGAGCAGCCGCAATCGCTGTTCCGCATGATCAAAAACACGCACGCGAAAACACCGGAATACACCTTGTCTGCGTACAGCGACAACGCGGCTGTGGTTGAAGGGTATGACACACGCTATCTGCGCGTCGACGCGGGCAGTGGCGTGTATCACTTCACCGAATCACTGCCTTCGGCGTTTGCCATCAAGGTAGAAACGCACAATCACCCTACAGCGATTTCACCCTTTGCGGGCGCAGCAACCGGTGCGGGCGGTGAAATTCGCGATGAAGGCGCAACGGGTCGCGGTGGCAAACCAAAGGGTGGCCTTGCCGGATTCTCCGTTTCCAATTTGCGGATCCCCGGCTTGCAACGCGATTGGGAAGGCGAGCGCGCTTTGAATCCGCGCATGGCGTCGGCGTTCGAAATCATGCGCGATGGTCCGATTGGCGCCGCTGCGTTCAACAACGAATTTGGTCGCCCCAATCTGACCGGCTACTTCCGCGCATTCGAAGTGGTTGAAAAACCCGGACTGATTCGCGCCTATGACAAGCCCATCATGCTGGCCGGTGGTTTGGGCAGCATTGATCGCGCGCTGGTTGAAAAGCGCAGGCTCGCACCGGGCGATGCCGTGATCGTGCTCGGTGGTCCCGCGATGTTGATTGGTCTTGGCGGTGGCGCGGCGAGCTCGGTGACGTCGGGTGAAAGTAACGAGGCGTTGGACTTTGCTTCAGTGCAACGCGACAACGCAGAAATGGAGCGCCGCGCGCAAGAGGTGATCGACGCATGCGTGGCCTTGGGTGCGCGCAATCCGATTCGTTCGGTGCACGATGTCGGCGCGGGCGGTTTGTCGAATGCCATTCCGGAATTGCTACATGACTCTGGCGTCGGTGGTGTCATCGATCTCGATCACGTGCCGAGTGATGACCCGTCACTCTCGCCGATGCAGTTGTGGTGCAACGAATCGCAAGAACGCTATGTGATGGGGATTCCGGCGGATCGCGTGGCTGAGTTTGCCGCGATGTGTCACCGCGAACGCTGTCCGTTCGGTGTTGTGGGTCATGCGACGCAAGAAGAACGCTTGGTCGTCGGTTACGGCGCCAATATCGACGCGGTGTATGGCGAAGGCAAGACGGGTTGGGCCATTGATTTGCCGATGGATGTGCTGTTCGGCAAGGCACCCAAGATGCATCGCGATACGCAATGGCCGGCAGAAAATGCATGGCCCGTGCTTGATACCGATAAGTTGGATCTACGCGAAACGGCCTTGCGCGTGTTGTCGCATCCGACGGTGGCTTCGAAGTCTTTCTTGATCACGATTGGTGATCGCTCTGTCGGTGGCTTGACCGCACGCGATCAAATGGTCGGCCCGTGGCAAATGCCCGTCGCCGACTGCGCCATCACATTTGCCGGTTATGAAGGCAACGCAGGTGAGGTGATGGCCATCGGCGAACGCACGCCTTTGGCACTGATCAATTCCGCAGCAGCGGCGCGCATGGCGGTGGGTGAAGCCATCACCAATTTATGCGCAGCACCGGTGTCTGCATTGAACCGCGTCAAGCTGTCTGCGAACTGGATGGCCGCCGCAGGCCACCCCGGCGAAGATGCCTTGCTGTACGACGCCGTTCACGCGATCGGCATGGAACTCTGCCCGGAACTCGAATTGAGTATTCCGGTCGGTAAAGATTCCTTGTCGATGCAAGCGCAGTGGCGTGATGAAGCAGGGGCTCACACGGTGGTGTCGCCTGTGTCATTGATTGTCACCGCGTTTGCGCCGGTCGAAGACGTCCATGCGCAATTGACCCCGTTGCTTGCGAAAGCGCCGGATACCGAACTTTGGTTGATTGGCCTGGGCGCCGGACAACGTCGCTTGGGCGGATCCATTCTGGCGCAAGTGTATGAAGGCTTCGGTGGTTCGGGTACGGAAGACCGTGTGCCGGACGTCGACGATCCCTCAATCTTGCGTGGTTTCTTCGAGCTCATGCGTGAAGCGCGCGAAGACGGATTGGTCTTGGCCTATCACGACCGTTCGGATGGGGGTGCATTTACCGCATTGTGCGAAATGGCATTCACGTCGCACTGCGGTCTCGACATCGATCTCGATGCGTGGACGCAAGGCAGCAACGAAGACATCTTCGAAGTCTTGTTCAATGAAGAGCTCGGCGCGATCGTTCAAATCCATTCCGAAGACCGTGCGGCCTTTGCCGACTTGGTTGCGCGCCACGGCTTGATTGAATGCGCACAACGCATCGCCAAGCCGACGACGTCTGACGATATTCGGGTGGAAGCCGGTGGCAAGACCTTGGCCGAATGGACCTGGGAAACCTTGTTCGAAGCGTGGTGGTCTGTCTCGCACGCGATGCAAAAGTTGCGTGACAATCCGCACTCAGCCGATGAAGAATTCGACCTCAAGCGTGACTTCGCCCGTAAGGGTTTGCGTCCAAAATTGAGTTTTGAATTGGACGAAGCCGCATCGGCACCGATGATTTCAGTGGGCGCCAAGCCGCGCGTGGCGATTCTGCGGGAGCAGGGCGTCAACGGTCATGTCGAAATGGCAGCGGCATTTATGCAGGCCGGGTTCGATGCGGTCGACGTGCATATGAGTGATCTCATTTCAGGTCGTCATGATTTGATCGACTTCAAAGCGCTCGCCGCCTGCGGTGGCTTTAGCTACGGCGACGTCCTCGGTGCAGGTCGCGGTTGGGCGACATCGATTCTCGAAAGGCCCGCGATGCGCGACATGTTCGCGCAGTTCTTTGAACGCGACGACACTTTGAGTCTCGGCGTTTGTAATGGGTGCCAGATGCTGTCGCAATTGAAAGACATCATTCCGGGTGCCACACATTGGCCCGTGTTGTTGCGCAATAAGAGCGAGCAGTACGAAGCGCGATTGGCGCAAGTCTTGATTGAGACTTCAGCGTCCAAATTCTTCAGCGGCATGGCGGGCTCGCAATTGCCGATCATCGTCGCGCATGGTGAAGGTCGAATGGCATTTGCCAACGATGCAGCGCAGAACGCAGTCGGCGTTGCAATGCGATTCGTTGATGGCAATGGCGATGTGGCCACGCAATTCCCAGAGAATCCGAACGGCTCGCCGGACGGCATGGCGGGTGTCACGAGCGAAGACGGTCGCGTCACGATTCTGATGCCCCATCCGGAGCGCACCTTGCGTGCCGCCAATTTCTCTTGGTATCCGGCTGAATGGCAAGATCGCTCGCCTTGGATGCGCATGTTCCGAAATGCCCGCGAGGCGCTGGTTTAA
- a CDS encoding DsbC family protein, which translates to MRSVLTLFALASLSLSACAKPAASSEAAAPQAQQAPVTAALKSAEPAAGSADARAVEAIKKINPQLVVDRVGPAPMPGFREVIVAGTTAYVSDDGKYLLQGSVFDMTKKADLSEASMNTFRKALLATAPQAERIVFAPANPKYTVSVFTDYECGYCRKLHSDIAAYNKAGIAVEYLAFPRMGMASEDATVMANIWCSADRKKALTDAKNGKLPPNSRCTSPVAKHYAMGQRAGLKGTPMIIAANGAAAPGYLSPSDLLQWLNAVSK; encoded by the coding sequence ATGCGCAGTGTTTTGACCCTATTCGCCTTGGCCTCTCTGTCCCTCAGTGCCTGCGCCAAACCCGCTGCATCGAGCGAGGCAGCAGCCCCGCAAGCGCAACAGGCGCCTGTGACTGCGGCCCTGAAATCTGCCGAACCGGCGGCAGGCAGCGCGGATGCACGCGCGGTTGAAGCGATTAAGAAGATCAATCCTCAGTTGGTGGTCGACCGTGTGGGCCCTGCACCCATGCCTGGCTTCCGTGAAGTGATTGTTGCGGGCACGACGGCTTACGTCTCGGATGATGGCAAGTACTTGCTGCAAGGGTCTGTCTTCGACATGACGAAGAAAGCGGACCTCAGCGAAGCAAGCATGAACACCTTCCGTAAGGCGCTGCTCGCGACTGCGCCGCAGGCTGAACGCATTGTGTTTGCGCCGGCGAATCCGAAATACACCGTGAGCGTGTTCACCGATTACGAGTGCGGCTATTGCCGCAAACTGCATAGCGACATCGCGGCTTACAACAAAGCCGGGATCGCGGTCGAATATCTGGCCTTCCCGCGCATGGGCATGGCGTCCGAAGACGCGACGGTGATGGCCAACATTTGGTGTTCCGCAGACCGCAAGAAAGCGCTTACGGATGCCAAAAACGGTAAGTTGCCGCCGAATTCTCGCTGTACGTCACCCGTCGCCAAACACTATGCGATGGGGCAACGTGCCGGTCTGAAGGGCACGCCGATGATTATTGCCGCGAATGGTGCGGCCGCCCCGGGTTATTTGAGCCCCAGCGACCTCCTGCAATGGTTGAACGCCGTCTCTAAGTAA
- the xerD gene encoding site-specific tyrosine recombinase XerD: MKPNRAAALRAQTLQLPEARAEDMDCIMRFLDAVWAENGLARTTLASYRRDMEGAARWLASKQLALITAQRAELSELLAWRSSEKYSARSTSRLISTLRAFFAWQVRSGRRADDPAALLESPKLSRSLPKALSEGHIEALLNAPDVATPEGLRDKAMLELMYASGLRVSELVNIDAMGVNLRQGVVRVTGKGGKERLVPIGAEAQHWLERYLADARPTLLGKRQVRALFVDKRAETPTRQAFWGAVKKYALRAGLDPERISPHVLRHSFATHLLNHGADLRALQMLLGHSALSTTQIYTLVAREKLKNLHARHHPRG; encoded by the coding sequence ATGAAGCCCAATCGCGCCGCTGCACTCCGAGCACAGACTTTACAGTTGCCGGAGGCGCGTGCGGAAGATATGGATTGCATCATGCGTTTTCTGGACGCTGTGTGGGCCGAGAACGGCTTGGCACGCACGACCTTGGCGAGTTATCGGCGCGATATGGAAGGCGCGGCGCGATGGTTGGCCTCAAAGCAACTGGCATTGATCACTGCGCAACGCGCAGAGCTGTCTGAACTCTTGGCATGGCGTTCGAGCGAGAAATATTCTGCGCGCAGCACCTCAAGATTGATTTCGACCTTGCGCGCATTCTTCGCATGGCAAGTTCGCAGCGGTCGACGTGCGGATGATCCGGCCGCCTTACTTGAGTCACCCAAACTGTCGCGCAGCTTGCCGAAAGCTTTGAGTGAAGGACACATCGAAGCACTGCTGAATGCCCCGGATGTGGCAACGCCCGAAGGGCTGCGTGACAAAGCCATGCTGGAGTTGATGTATGCCAGTGGTTTACGTGTCAGTGAGTTGGTGAATATTGACGCCATGGGCGTGAATTTGCGCCAAGGCGTGGTGCGCGTGACGGGTAAGGGCGGCAAAGAGCGCTTGGTTCCGATCGGCGCAGAAGCGCAGCATTGGCTTGAGCGTTACTTGGCAGACGCACGACCCACGCTGCTCGGCAAGCGGCAGGTGCGCGCATTGTTTGTCGACAAACGCGCAGAAACACCCACGCGCCAAGCCTTTTGGGGGGCGGTGAAGAAATATGCCCTGCGCGCCGGACTCGATCCTGAACGCATCAGCCCGCATGTGTTGCGGCACAGCTTTGCCACGCATTTGCTCAACCACGGCGCCGACTTGCGTGCATTGCAGATGCTGCTCGGCCACAGCGCGCTGTCGACCACTCAGATCTACACGCTGGTAGCGCGAGAAAAGCTTAAAAACCTGCACGCACGTCACCACCCACGCGGCTGA
- a CDS encoding RDD family protein, whose amino-acid sequence MHTPETKRPATHPPLLGWRALALVYDFFPALALWFVVAVIFTSLHGDSVRGGGLGLLEFACLYGLTGIYATASWRRGGQTIGMKPWHLYVDDQAGGPASLKQLWLRFIVGSLSLLCLGAGFWWALFDRDQLTWHDRLSKTRLTRDKNRDGALD is encoded by the coding sequence ATGCACACGCCTGAAACCAAACGCCCTGCCACACACCCGCCGCTGCTAGGTTGGCGCGCACTTGCACTGGTGTACGACTTTTTCCCGGCATTGGCGCTGTGGTTTGTTGTGGCGGTGATTTTTACGAGCCTGCATGGCGATAGCGTGCGTGGTGGCGGCCTCGGCTTACTGGAGTTTGCCTGCTTGTATGGACTGACCGGCATTTACGCCACGGCAAGTTGGCGACGCGGCGGACAGACCATCGGCATGAAGCCCTGGCATTTGTATGTCGACGATCAAGCAGGCGGCCCCGCCTCACTGAAGCAGTTGTGGCTGCGATTCATCGTGGGCAGTCTTTCGCTGCTGTGTTTGGGCGCGGGCTTCTGGTGGGCGCTGTTCGATCGCGATCAACTCACGTGGCACGACCGTTTGAGCAAGACGCGATTAACACGCGACAAGAATCGCGACGGCGCGCTGGATTGA